GAGAGGGATCCGCCGGTGCCGGGCGGCCAGGCCGGGCGGGTGTTCGCCAGCTACAGCATCTACAAGGGCAAGGCTGCGCTGGCCTTCGACCCCAGGCCGCCGCAGTTCGTGCCGCTCGAAGTAGGTAGAGTGTGGCGCGCCATTGGGCGTCCTATGCCGCCGTGCTCTGTCATTTCATTTTGTGTTGATGGGTGTTTCGTTCGGAATTCGCAGTCTGGGGCGTACAAGGTGGCCAAGGAGGGGTTCGTGCTGCTCCAGTTCGCCCCCGCCGTGGGGCCCCGGCAGTATGATTGGACTCGCAAGCAGGTGATACTGGGTTTTCCTCTGCCTTGTCCAATTTTCTGTTGAAATGCTCGTTCATTCCCGCGTCAAGTTAGAAACTTCCAAGATAAACTAGTTAGAGAAAGGTGTTGAGATTCACAATTTTTTTTCAACACAAAGAAGCAAATGTTGGCATGTTGGAAGCTGTTAGCCTGTTCATGCCATTTTGAGCTGACTCCTGACTGGGTAGTTTCTTGGTTTGTAAGTTGATATTTCGAAACTGGGAGCATGTATTATAGGTTCTATTTGTTTGTCTGGTTTCTTTGTAAGATCTTCATTCTTCCGTAAACTCGGATGCTTTATGTTTGCAGTTACCAAAAACTAGTGTGTATGCACGTCTTAACAGTATGGTGTGGTTCCgacaaaaggaaaaaaagacatACATTACTTTGAAAAATGAATTCCGAGCGAAAATTTATATTGTTGATGTACGCGAAATGAAGTTTAGAAATTTACTAATTGGCACAATACAACCACTACCCGGTGTCACCAAGAATTTTTCTAAAAGAAAAGATGTACGTAGTGGAACCCACAAattgtttactactccctccgtatcaaaatataagacgctgACACTACGATTGTGtctaaaaacgtcttatattttgatacagagggagtacaactttAGTTTCTCCTCCCGGACCATCTCCGGCATCGGCTCACAGCCTACACTTTCTTTTATTCATCACAACCTGACAATTGCAACATGGCAGAGGGGGGCATAGTTCTTCTTTTCTGGGAGGTATGATGTGATGGTTCCAGAACCTAGTAGATTCAGCTGTGAGCTACTGTTCATAGCGAATCCCTCTAATCCCAGTTGTTCGATTTTAGGAGAGCAGTTGCTAGGATTGATGCTCTAGGTGCAATCAAACACTGCTACactatatagtactccctctgtaaagaaatataagatcgttgagattactaaagtagtgatctaaacgatcttatatttctttacagagggagtagtatagataAGCAAATCTATATTGTGTTCTTTACATGAACTTATTTCGTTGTGGTGCAGGTGTTCTCATTATCTGTCTGGGAGATGGGAACCTTGCTTACTCTTGGTCTAACAGATTCGTGCGAGTTCTTTCATGACCCTTTCAAGGGGAGGAGGTTAGTCTTGTGTGCTATATCTAACTACAAGCTCCTTCTACAGAAGCGTGTGAATAAAACATGTGTGGATCATTATCTTAAATGCAACCTTTTGTTATTGCTATGGGCATCCTCAGCATGATTATTACCTTATATTGCCAATCCAATTATTTAGAAAGACTTAAATATCAGCAATCAAATTTCTCCATTTCTGTGTATTTTGCATTGAAGTAAAATAGTCTTGGAACTTTACAAGTGCGCCTTATGCTTAGTAATTCCCTTGGCCTACCATATAGTTGAAATAGGATGGCAATATGAGAAGACGCTTTATTTTCTTCTTTTGATCAAGATTATTAATTGCCAAAAGAGAGACTTTGTTCAAGATACCATTGTGTTAATATGTCTATCAAGCCAAAAAAGGTTGCTAGTTAATAAAATGCTCTTTtacttcaatgtttttaataaaGTTTTCCCAAAATTCATTATCTGTAGCATAACTTACCAGGGCTTCAATAAATTTCATATTATTATGTTATTTGTTTATGTATTTTATTTTGAAATATACCTGTGTATTTTACTTCTCGAATTGTGAATAAAATAGCCTTAATACTTAGTATTGTTCTATACAAACAGCGATGAAGGTAAAGTGCGCAAGGTTCTAAAGGTTGAGCCAACACCAGATGGCAACGGTCGCTTTTTCAACCTCAGTATGTAGTCGCCATTGCTCTGCTACAAATTCTACTTGCTTGTGAATCTATGTTCCCAAATTGATCTGATCATCTTTTTTGCTTCTAGGTGTTCAAAACCGTCTTTTGAACGTTGATGAGAACATTTACATCCCTATAACCAAAGGAGAATATGCGGTCATTGTATCGACTTTCAATGTACGCATCATTCTGCTAGAGCTTTTCCTTTACCATTCAGTTATAGATCATTGAGGTAGTTTGAGCTAACTGCACGAATTATAGTTTGAACACCACTTGATTCTACTTCCATCAGAAATCACACTGTGTCCTCACATATGGCATGGCCTATTTTCCGCCACGATTGTTTATGGAGGAGCATGTCAGCATGTAACAAACTGGCAGTAGATGTGTTTCGGTAACAACTAGATCTAACGTGTGTTGATGCTTGCTGTATTTCTTCCTTTAGCCCACCATTTTGTGGTATATAATTTGTGAAGCGTGGGACCAATAGTAACATTTCGGTAGACAGGTTGCCCTTTTTAGGTAAATGCAAAAACCAAACCTGTTCCTTCATAATGTCTGAACACATTGTTGTATTTGCAGTACATCATACCGCACATCATGGGCTGGAGCACGTTTACAAATTCTATCAAGCCCGAGGAGTCGCAGCCATACAATAGGCCGCAGTCCTCTCCCGAATTGGAGTGGCGAAGGTGAAGAATGACAACGCTCTCGGACGGAGATGGCAGGAAGAATGATACTTTTGGTGGTGTTCCTTCCAGAAAAGAAATTCTTGGTGGTGGTGTTTGGAAAGTATTTTGGTGCATAATTTGGCTGGTAATTTCTGGTTTAGTTATTAGGAAATTAATCCTTTTGGTTCTGCCATATTCGTTTGGTTTCTCATTACAGCAGGCTGGAGTTGTGTTAGTCAAATACCTAGTCCTCACTTCTTAATGCAGGAATGGCTTACATGAGACTTATTGTAGCAATTTTTGCCTGGAGGTATTGCAGTACCCCGTATGGATCATGGATACCTGCATCAGATACCCGAAGCTCTAAAGCCTGAACTGTTTTGCATTTGCAATGCAAgttgttcatttgctaattctgaatTCAATATTGTGAACTTGTCATATACTGAAACTCGAGTCACATATTCCCAACATTTCTTGCGTCCTTATTGAGTAAGCTCTGTGCTACCCTGCTCTCTGATTTGCCTATTTAAAaattactcccttcgtcccataatgtaagacgttttttgacattaCACTATTTGTTTGTGATCCTTGTGAACCAAACCAGTATTTGTAATCCAAGATGGTTGTCGTATTTTGATACTGGCAAAAGTCTATTTCAGA
The sequence above is drawn from the Triticum aestivum cultivar Chinese Spring chromosome 7A, IWGSC CS RefSeq v2.1, whole genome shotgun sequence genome and encodes:
- the LOC123150714 gene encoding single-stranded DNA-binding protein WHY1, chloroplastic; this encodes MPPPLSVSLPSPQPLSLLPRHARAGHTHSLALAPPLSTRAPPSSACSVVPARHSDYFDPRAPPSQRDAYGQPPLERDPPVPGGQAGRVFASYSIYKGKAALAFDPRPPQFVPLESGAYKVAKEGFVLLQFAPAVGPRQYDWTRKQVFSLSVWEMGTLLTLGLTDSCEFFHDPFKGRSDEGKVRKVLKVEPTPDGNGRFFNLSVQNRLLNVDENIYIPITKGEYAVIVSTFNYIIPHIMGWSTFTNSIKPEESQPYNRPQSSPELEWRR